One region of Purpureocillium takamizusanense chromosome 4, complete sequence genomic DNA includes:
- a CDS encoding uncharacterized protein (COG:S~TransMembrane:1 (n5-13c17/18o33-50i)~EggNog:ENOG503P5I6) translates to MVHRIAFWSCFGLAVRFWQVGIEMRPFFNRSSLWAYPAYALGGASFGYWLQGVDDRQTETLRERKALLLEKRARKAERDNTAAEA, encoded by the exons ATGGTCCACCGAATCGCCTTCTGGAGCTGCTTCG GCCTCGCCGTGCGCTTCTGGCAAGTCGGCATCGAGATGCGCCCCTTCTTCAACCGCTCCAGCCTGTGGGCCTACCCCGCGtacgcgctcggcggcgccagcttcGGGTACTGgctgcagggcgtcgacgaccggCAGACGGAGAcgctgcgcgagcgcaaggccctgctgctcgagaagcgggcgcgcaaggccgagcgggacaacaccgccgccgaggcttGA